The region TCTGCCGCCACTCTGTCACGAAGCTTCGCCGCTCCTCTGCACTGTAACGGGCCCGTCTTGTTTTTGTTGATCTTTGCATTGACCGCAACCTTAACCCATCCCGGCTCGCTCAAGAAGGACGCCCGCCGCTTACCGCTTACGAAGCATCAGCACTGACAGATGAACTAAATTGCTTTTGTTGGCACGCCGTCGTGCATAGCCGAAAAGAAGTTGAGAATTATTTGCTTCACAAAGCCGCTATAGCCCGCGCGATCACAAAAAAATCGGCAGAACGCTTGGACTCGGGATCAGCGGGTTTCGCTGAGGATCGCATCGAACCTTTGCTCCTTGAGTTGACTGAAGGATTAAAGAACAAAGTGCAATCTCAGCTTGTCACCGCTCGTCAAGCATTTGAACGGCGAATCCATCCTGGAACACATCCCAGCAATATTTCCGAAGCCGCCATGAATGAATTCGACGCTCAGTGGAGCGTTTGGGCCGGAAGGGTAAAGCTAGTATCGGGAAAAGAAGTGCTCACGATGCTTAACCGCTATCTTCAGAGTGTAGGCCTGCCCGCCCTAACGCCGTTATCCATCATCGATGCTATGCAACGAAGCGACGTCCCTCGGGAAATCGTTGAGATCATCGATAAAATCGCCGAGATGAAGACAACTCCTTTAGAAGAACAGCTCGATTACGAGCTTTCATGATAGAAATTGCGCGACCAGAGGCAGGGACTTAACGAATAACTTTGCTGCCCTTCGGGAGCAAATCACTATCTCTTTGGAAAAGGTCAGGCTTTCGTCGCAGTGTGATATCTGGAGCCATTCGCGCTATAGCCTCGATGCGGCGGCCATTGATCGGGGTGGCTTCGTCCTCGATCTCCTTGAAATTTGCCACGACTTTGCGGAATGAGTCTGCCACGGCGCTCTCGCCGAACACGCTGAAGGACTTGCTGCGATAATTTTGGTTCAGCATGAACATCATGCGCTGTAAATCAATGTAGTCCTCCACCGAGCCGTCATTCATTGGGAGGAAGGGGAACAGTTTGCCATTGAGCAAATGGAGATCGCGGACCATGCCGTCCGGCTCGCACCAGCCCCGCTGCTTGTAGTAGTCGCGGTATTTGTCGAACAGCTGTGTAGATGGCACGGGCGCAAACAGCATTGGGATGATCGAGCCGATCACATCGGATACGAACAACGCCGTTTGCACCACGTTGCTGATGCTCTCGCCTGGCAGGCCGTAAAGGCAATACCCGTTCACGTCCAGATGGCGCAATTCGAAACCCGCGCGCTCAATGTTTTTCGCCGCTTCGACAACGTGCTTCAGCTTGACGTGTTTCCGGTTCAAACTAACGAGAATGTCGTCGTCCACGTTTTCAACGGGCAGGTAGATTTTTTGAAAATGTGAGGCTTTCAGCAAGTCGCACAACTCTTGCGAGCTGGCGAGGAAGCGCGTATCCAAACCCTCCGGCGCGTAGAGCCGCCACGGTTTCTTGGCATCCACGATTTTTCGGAGCAACGGAATGAGATTATCCTGAAATTTAATCAAGAGGAAATCCGCATAGAAAGCGAAGTCGCGGATGCCAAACCGCTCATGCTTGTCCTTCATCTCGGCAAAGATGTCATCCACAGACCGGAAGCGAACCTGCTGTATTCCGTTGTTAATGGTCTTGGCCGCGCAGTAGTGGCAGTTGTAGGGGCAACCACGACTCGGCGTGATGATGGCGTAAGTCGGTATGTTGCGATAAACCGTAAGGTCGGTCCACAGATCGTTGGCCTCGTGAACTTCGCCAGCCACGACGACGTCCGCGCCGGTATAACGGGCAGCATGGTCGGGAGCGATGGACGGGTAAATGCCACCGATAATAATCCGCGGCCTCTTTCCCATCAACCGGCGAAGCCTTGTGATGAGGTCGCGGGTGCTTTCCCACCAGTAGGACATCACCGAAGCGATGTAAATTTCGT is a window of Verrucomicrobiia bacterium DNA encoding:
- a CDS encoding B12-binding domain-containing radical SAM protein, with product MKIDRQFQLSSLDGNPRRKTALLINPPVYDTQYWAEWSQPYGLVRIAALLKKNRYKHIDFYDFMEATPVSGDPGDAESKRIVPKHRIHCDEAYGEQSGPTSKARPYRIEKDGEALELHKYHFGKTWDAFERWVKAKGLAKHPPHEIYIASVMSYWWESTRDLITRLRRLMGKRPRIIIGGIYPSIAPDHAARYTGADVVVAGEVHEANDLWTDLTVYRNIPTYAIITPSRGCPYNCHYCAAKTINNGIQQVRFRSVDDIFAEMKDKHERFGIRDFAFYADFLLIKFQDNLIPLLRKIVDAKKPWRLYAPEGLDTRFLASSQELCDLLKASHFQKIYLPVENVDDDILVSLNRKHVKLKHVVEAAKNIERAGFELRHLDVNGYCLYGLPGESISNVVQTALFVSDVIGSIIPMLFAPVPSTQLFDKYRDYYKQRGWCEPDGMVRDLHLLNGKLFPFLPMNDGSVEDYIDLQRMMFMLNQNYRSKSFSVFGESAVADSFRKVVANFKEIEDEATPINGRRIEAIARMAPDITLRRKPDLFQRDSDLLPKGSKVIR